DNA sequence from the Amycolatopsis sp. Hca4 genome:
TGGCCATGGAGACGAGGGCGGCCTGCGCGGCCGGCCGGCTGAGCCCTTGCGCGGCAAGGACTTGCAGGGCCAGGCCGACGACGTCATGGGCGGGCGGGGTGGCGGTGCGCACGGTCATCGGAGGACCTCCGGCTCGGTCGGCGGCGGAACAACGCGACCGGGTACCCCGCCGCACCGGGTTTCACACCCCCACCGAACCCGTCCGGGTGGTGCCCCGGCAACTCCCGCCGAGCCCTCTTCGGCGGGCTTACGGTCCCTACGCTGGGGAGGTGACCGACGCGTGGGAATGGGACCCGTCCCTCTATTCGGGCAGCGCCCGGTACTACGCCCAGGGGCGCGCGGCGTACCCCGCCGAGCTCGCCACGGCCTTCGCCGCCGAGCTCGAGCTGGACGGAGCGGGACGGCTGCTCGACGTCGGCTGCGGGCCGGGATCCCTGACGCTGCTGCTGGCCGGCGCGTTCGAGGAGGCGGTCGGGGTCGATGCCGACGGCGACATGCTCGCCGAGGCGGGCCGGCGCGCGGCCGAGGCGGGCCTCGGGAACTGCCGGTGGGTGCACCGGCGCGCGGAGGAGCTGCCCGCCGGGCTGGGCCGGTTCCGGCTGATCACCTTCGCCCAGTCGTTCCACTGGTTCGACCGGCCCCGCGTCGCCGCAGCGGCGCGCGGCATGCTGGCGCCGGGCGGGGTCTGCGCCCACGTGCACGCGTCGACGCACGAGATCGTGCACCCGGCGATCCCGGAGCTGGTGCGCGAGTACCTCGGCCCGGTGCGGCGGGCGGGACGCGGTGCGCTGCCGGAGGGGACGGCAGGCGGCGAGGCGGACGTCTACCGCGCGGCGGGCTTCCACGGCCCGCGGCGGTTCGAAGTGCCGGGGCGGGTGGTGACCCGGACCGTCGACGACGTCGTCGCCGGGGTGTTTTCCCTGTCGAGCTCGGCACCGCACCTGTTCGGCGAGCGGCGGGCGGAGTTCGAGGCGGAGCTGCGGCGGCGGCTGGCGCCGGCGGAGACGTTCACCGTGCCGCTGCGCGACATCGCCGTCGACCTGTGGTTCACCAGGGGTTGTTGAAGTCCTCGTCGTCTTCGACGGCGGCCCGCGGACGGCGGGCGGCCCGCGGCTCGTCCCGCACCGGCCGCGGCGACGACGACGGCGGCGGCGCCGGCTCGAAGCCGCCGGGCCCGGGGTAGGTCTCCGCGTC
Encoded proteins:
- a CDS encoding bifunctional 2-polyprenyl-6-hydroxyphenol methylase/3-demethylubiquinol 3-O-methyltransferase UbiG, with protein sequence MTDAWEWDPSLYSGSARYYAQGRAAYPAELATAFAAELELDGAGRLLDVGCGPGSLTLLLAGAFEEAVGVDADGDMLAEAGRRAAEAGLGNCRWVHRRAEELPAGLGRFRLITFAQSFHWFDRPRVAAAARGMLAPGGVCAHVHASTHEIVHPAIPELVREYLGPVRRAGRGALPEGTAGGEADVYRAAGFHGPRRFEVPGRVVTRTVDDVVAGVFSLSSSAPHLFGERRAEFEAELRRRLAPAETFTVPLRDIAVDLWFTRGC